In Thauera sedimentorum, a single genomic region encodes these proteins:
- the gmhB gene encoding D-glycero-beta-D-manno-heptose 1,7-bisphosphate 7-phosphatase: protein MKLIILDRDGVINYDSDQFIKSPDEWRPIPGSLEAIAKLNQWGWRVVVATNQSGVGRGLFGMDTLNAIHEKMVKSLAQVGGRIDAIFFCPHAADSTCDCRKPKPGMLQQVSERFNIPLDGVPVVGDSLRDLQAGLEVGGKPYLVLTGKGQKTRDDPALPPETQIYPDLATVVADLTA, encoded by the coding sequence ATGAAGCTGATCATCCTCGACCGTGACGGCGTCATCAACTACGACTCCGACCAGTTCATCAAGTCACCGGATGAATGGCGGCCGATACCGGGTTCGCTGGAGGCGATCGCCAAGCTCAACCAGTGGGGCTGGCGGGTGGTGGTGGCGACCAACCAGTCGGGGGTGGGCCGCGGCTTGTTCGGCATGGACACGCTGAACGCGATCCACGAGAAGATGGTCAAGAGCCTCGCCCAGGTCGGCGGACGCATCGACGCGATCTTCTTCTGTCCGCATGCGGCCGACTCCACCTGCGATTGCCGCAAGCCGAAGCCGGGCATGCTTCAGCAGGTGTCCGAGCGTTTCAACATCCCGCTCGACGGCGTGCCGGTGGTGGGTGACAGCCTGCGCGACCTGCAGGCCGGGTTGGAGGTGGGTGGCAAGCCCTATCTGGTGCTGACCGGCAAGGGGCAGAAGACGCGGGACGATCCGGCCCTGCCGCCCGAGACGCAGATCTATCCCGACCTCGCGACCGTGGTGGCGGACCTCACCGCATGA
- a CDS encoding lysophospholipid acyltransferase family protein → MIVLRSILFALVLAVVTPPYALFGFLTFPLPPRMRHRIITSWAPLVLWFVWHLLGIRYRVIGRENIPPGPAVILSKHQSAWETMALQVIFPALCFVLKRELLRVPFFGWGLAQVPGIAIDRSAGKDALAQVVEQGKQRLKEGYWVVVFPEGTRVAPGTTRRYKMGGAFLARRAGVPVVPVAHNAGEFWRRNAFLKRPGEIVVSIGPAIEVKGRKVEAINTEAETWIENEMLRLFPHHYAGNGGQAVVLSERDKGGRASSAEQGTGGA, encoded by the coding sequence GTGATCGTCCTTCGCTCCATCCTGTTCGCCCTCGTGCTGGCGGTGGTCACTCCGCCGTACGCACTGTTCGGCTTCCTCACCTTTCCACTGCCGCCGCGCATGCGCCACCGCATCATCACCTCGTGGGCGCCGCTGGTGCTGTGGTTCGTCTGGCACCTGCTGGGCATCCGCTACCGGGTGATCGGCCGCGAGAACATCCCGCCCGGACCGGCGGTGATCCTCTCCAAGCACCAGTCGGCCTGGGAGACCATGGCCCTGCAGGTGATCTTCCCGGCGCTGTGCTTCGTGCTCAAGCGCGAGCTGCTGCGCGTGCCCTTCTTCGGCTGGGGGCTGGCACAGGTGCCGGGCATCGCGATCGACCGTTCGGCCGGCAAGGACGCGCTGGCGCAGGTGGTCGAGCAGGGCAAGCAGCGCCTGAAGGAAGGCTACTGGGTGGTGGTCTTCCCCGAGGGCACCCGTGTGGCGCCTGGCACGACGCGCCGCTACAAGATGGGCGGGGCCTTCCTCGCGCGCCGCGCCGGGGTTCCGGTGGTGCCGGTGGCGCACAACGCCGGCGAGTTCTGGCGACGCAATGCCTTCCTGAAGCGCCCCGGCGAGATCGTCGTCAGCATCGGGCCGGCGATCGAGGTCAAGGGGCGGAAGGTCGAGGCGATCAATACCGAAGCCGAGACCTGGATCGAGAACGAGATGCTCCGCCTGTTTCCTCACCATTACGCCGGGAACGGCGGCCAGGCCGTCGTCCTGAGCGAGCGGGACAAAGGCGGCCGGGCCTCTTCGGCCGAGCAGGGAACGGGCGGCGCCTGA
- a CDS encoding phasin family protein produces MFATPEQFAATNKANIETLLTLANTAFASAERLAALNLNTARSLLEDGVSNAKALLAVKDAQELVSLQTSLAQPLVEKAVAYARNVYEITSQSQEEVSKLLEGQVAELNKGVASALDKAAKSAPAGSDVAVAAVKSAIAAANSAYDSMSKAAKQVAEIAEANVAAATNATVKAVSTTSKAAAKKAA; encoded by the coding sequence ATGTTTGCTACCCCCGAGCAGTTCGCCGCCACCAACAAGGCCAACATCGAAACCCTGCTGACCCTGGCCAACACCGCCTTCGCCAGCGCCGAGCGCCTGGCCGCGCTGAACCTGAACACCGCCCGCTCGCTGCTGGAAGACGGCGTGAGCAACGCCAAGGCCCTGCTGGCCGTCAAGGACGCCCAGGAGCTGGTGAGCCTGCAGACCTCCCTGGCCCAGCCGCTGGTCGAGAAGGCCGTCGCCTACGCGCGCAACGTCTATGAGATCACCTCCCAGAGCCAGGAAGAAGTCTCCAAGCTGCTGGAAGGCCAGGTTGCCGAACTGAACAAGGGCGTCGCCTCCGCGCTGGACAAGGCTGCCAAGTCCGCCCCGGCCGGCTCCGACGTCGCCGTGGCCGCGGTCAAGTCCGCGATCGCCGCCGCCAACAGCGCCTACGACAGCATGAGCAAGGCCGCCAAGCAGGTCGCCGAGATCGCCGAAGCCAACGTGGCCGCCGCGACCAACGCCACCGTCAAGGCCGTGAGCACCACCTCCAAGGCTGCCGCCAAGAAGGCTGCCTGA
- a CDS encoding enoyl-CoA hydratase, producing MNYENILVETRGRVGLITLNRPKALNALNDTLVDEIGHALDGFEADEGIGAIVITGSEKAFAAGADIGAMANFSYMDAYKGDYITRNWERVKTCRKPVIAAVAGFALGGGCELAMMCDMIIAADTAKFGQPEIKLGILPGAGGTQRLPRAVGKAKAMDLCLTARFMDATEAERAGLVARVVPADKMLDEALSAAETIAGYSLPVVMMIKESVNRAFEGSLNEGLLFERRVFHSAFALDDQKEGMAAFVEKRKPEFKHR from the coding sequence ATGAACTACGAGAACATCCTGGTCGAAACCCGCGGCCGCGTCGGCCTGATCACCCTCAACCGCCCCAAGGCGCTGAACGCGCTCAACGACACCCTGGTCGATGAGATCGGTCACGCGCTCGACGGCTTCGAGGCCGACGAAGGCATCGGCGCGATCGTCATCACCGGCTCGGAGAAGGCCTTCGCCGCCGGTGCCGACATCGGCGCCATGGCGAACTTCTCCTACATGGACGCCTACAAGGGCGACTACATCACCCGCAACTGGGAACGGGTGAAGACCTGCCGCAAACCGGTGATCGCCGCGGTGGCCGGCTTCGCCCTGGGCGGCGGCTGCGAACTGGCGATGATGTGCGACATGATCATCGCCGCCGATACCGCCAAGTTCGGCCAGCCGGAGATCAAGCTGGGCATCCTGCCGGGCGCCGGCGGCACCCAGCGCCTGCCGCGCGCAGTCGGCAAGGCCAAGGCCATGGACCTGTGCCTCACCGCCCGCTTCATGGACGCCACCGAAGCCGAACGCGCCGGCCTGGTGGCCCGCGTGGTGCCCGCCGACAAAATGCTCGACGAAGCCCTGTCTGCCGCCGAGACCATTGCCGGCTACTCCCTGCCGGTGGTCATGATGATCAAGGAATCGGTGAACCGCGCCTTCGAGGGCAGCCTCAACGAAGGCCTGCTGTTCGAACGCCGCGTGTTCCACTCCGCCTTCGCGCTGGACGACCAGAAGGAAGGCATGGCCGCCTTCGTCGAGAAGCGCAAGCCCGAGTTCAAGCACCGCTAA
- the lptA gene encoding lipopolysaccharide transport periplasmic protein LptA, which yields MKRILATTLLSLAAATSPALAERADREQPVNIEADHVTVDDRNKTHVFEGKVVLSQGTLQIRGDRLVVTQGADGFQTGVATGTDGRLATFRQRREGTNDYVEGEAERIEYDSRTERAKLFVRAYVKSGGDEVRGNYIEYDALSENYVVTTAPGSGGQASGGRVRAVIQPKGSAAPAEAPAAGR from the coding sequence ATGAAACGCATCCTCGCCACCACCCTGCTCAGCCTCGCTGCCGCGACCTCGCCGGCTCTGGCCGAACGCGCCGATCGTGAGCAGCCGGTCAACATCGAAGCCGACCACGTCACCGTCGACGACCGCAACAAGACCCATGTGTTCGAAGGCAAGGTGGTCCTCAGTCAGGGTACGCTGCAGATCCGCGGCGACAGGCTGGTGGTCACCCAGGGCGCCGACGGTTTCCAGACCGGCGTCGCCACCGGCACCGATGGACGCCTCGCCACCTTCCGCCAGCGCCGCGAGGGCACCAACGACTATGTCGAGGGCGAAGCCGAGCGCATCGAGTACGACAGCCGCACCGAGCGCGCCAAGCTGTTCGTCCGCGCCTACGTCAAGAGCGGCGGCGACGAAGTGCGTGGCAACTACATCGAATACGACGCGCTGAGCGAGAACTACGTGGTCACCACCGCGCCGGGCAGCGGCGGACAAGCCAGCGGCGGACGCGTGCGCGCAGTGATCCAGCCCAAAGGCTCCGCGGCGCCGGCCGAAGCTCCGGCAGCCGGTCGATAA
- the lptC gene encoding LPS export ABC transporter periplasmic protein LptC, whose protein sequence is MNIPAHRLYPIVALTLLAGATLWLARISAPEEERVPLIERGKPDFVAVNSRLLSFDASGRQRYELLADRITRYPGTDVTVFDNPRLHQESNGRRLQLTADTAEAFREGEELLLRGNVRGRRSGLAGEPDATFVSETLRVWPNDERARSRSPVVLTRGNTVIHANGLKADSIFGTLLLDGRVNATMPRRGRNTP, encoded by the coding sequence ATGAACATCCCCGCTCATCGCCTCTATCCCATCGTCGCACTGACGCTGCTCGCCGGCGCCACGCTGTGGCTGGCTCGGATCAGTGCACCGGAGGAGGAGCGCGTGCCGCTGATCGAACGCGGCAAGCCCGATTTCGTCGCCGTGAACAGCCGACTGCTCAGCTTCGACGCAAGCGGTCGGCAACGATACGAACTGCTTGCAGACCGCATTACCCGCTATCCCGGCACCGACGTGACCGTGTTCGACAACCCGCGCCTTCATCAGGAGTCGAATGGTCGCCGACTCCAGTTGACGGCGGACACCGCCGAAGCCTTCCGGGAAGGGGAAGAGCTACTGCTACGCGGCAACGTACGCGGGCGCCGCAGCGGACTAGCCGGCGAGCCTGACGCCACCTTCGTATCCGAGACGCTCAGGGTATGGCCGAACGACGAACGCGCGCGCAGCCGCAGCCCGGTCGTCCTCACCCGCGGCAACACCGTCATCCACGCCAACGGATTGAAGGCAGACAGTATTTTCGGGACGCTGCTGCTCGACGGCAGGGTCAATGCCACCATGCCGCGCCGCGGCCGGAACACGCCATGA
- a CDS encoding KdsC family phosphatase: MQAPRSPANIRLMGFDVDGVLTDGSLYFTPNGDEIKAFSSLDGHGLKMLQAAGIEVAIISGRSSRALELRAANLGIAELHMGVEDKRACLDTLLARRGLAREQAGYMGDDVVDLPILRACGFAATPADGHSFVRRHVDYVARRGGGRGAVREVCDHILASQGRLDAMLAAYLA; the protein is encoded by the coding sequence ATGCAGGCTCCTCGCTCCCCCGCCAACATCCGCCTGATGGGCTTCGACGTCGATGGCGTGCTCACCGACGGCAGCCTCTACTTCACCCCCAACGGCGACGAGATCAAGGCCTTCTCCAGCCTGGACGGCCACGGCCTGAAGATGCTGCAGGCCGCCGGCATCGAGGTGGCGATCATCAGCGGACGCAGTTCGCGTGCGCTGGAGCTGCGCGCCGCCAACCTCGGCATCGCCGAGCTGCACATGGGCGTCGAGGACAAGCGCGCCTGCCTCGACACCCTGCTCGCCCGCCGCGGCCTTGCGCGCGAGCAGGCCGGCTACATGGGCGACGACGTCGTCGACCTGCCCATCCTGCGCGCCTGCGGCTTCGCCGCAACCCCGGCCGACGGCCACAGCTTCGTGCGCCGCCATGTCGACTACGTCGCCCGGCGCGGCGGTGGCCGTGGCGCGGTGCGCGAGGTCTGCGACCACATCCTCGCCAGCCAGGGCCGGCTGGACGCCATGCTGGCCGCTTACCTTGCCTGA
- a CDS encoding KpsF/GutQ family sugar-phosphate isomerase codes for MPETSNPQPATRGAAALARRVLRIEASAVAALADRVGEEFERAVAMILQRTGRVIVTGIGKSGHIARKLAATLASTGTPAYFVHAAEAAHGDLGMITAEDVVIALSYSGSSEELLTIVPLVKRQGARLISMTGNPASPLAREADVHLDTAVAEEACPLNLAPTASTTAALALGDALAVALLDARGFGAEDFARSHPGGALGRRLLTHVRDVMRAAGSVPAVASDASLSDALLQVTRGGMGMTAVVDVDGRPLGIFTDGDLRRALEKGCDVRTARLAELMTRNPHTISPDALAVEAAEMMERLRISQLIAVDADGRLAGALTTHDLMQAKVI; via the coding sequence ATGCCCGAAACCTCCAACCCTCAACCCGCCACCCGAGGCGCCGCCGCCCTGGCCAGGCGCGTGCTGCGCATCGAGGCCAGCGCCGTCGCCGCTTTGGCCGATCGCGTGGGTGAGGAATTCGAGCGCGCGGTCGCGATGATCCTGCAACGCACCGGGCGGGTGATCGTCACAGGCATCGGCAAATCGGGCCACATCGCCCGCAAGCTGGCCGCCACGCTGGCGAGCACCGGCACCCCGGCCTATTTCGTGCACGCCGCCGAAGCCGCTCACGGCGATCTCGGCATGATCACCGCCGAGGACGTGGTGATCGCGCTGTCCTACTCCGGGTCCAGCGAGGAACTGCTCACCATCGTCCCGCTGGTGAAGCGCCAGGGCGCACGCCTGATCAGCATGACCGGCAATCCCGCCTCGCCGCTGGCGCGCGAGGCTGACGTCCATCTCGACACCGCGGTGGCCGAAGAGGCCTGCCCGCTCAACCTGGCCCCCACCGCCAGCACCACCGCGGCGCTGGCGCTGGGCGACGCGCTCGCCGTGGCCCTGCTCGATGCACGCGGCTTCGGCGCCGAGGACTTCGCCCGCTCGCACCCGGGCGGCGCGCTCGGCCGGCGGCTGCTGACCCATGTGCGCGACGTGATGCGCGCGGCCGGCAGCGTACCGGCGGTGGCCAGCGACGCCAGCCTGAGCGATGCGCTGCTGCAGGTCACCCGCGGCGGCATGGGGATGACCGCGGTGGTCGATGTCGACGGCCGTCCCCTCGGCATCTTCACCGACGGCGATCTGCGCCGCGCGCTGGAGAAGGGCTGCGACGTGCGCACCGCGCGCCTGGCCGAACTGATGACCCGCAACCCGCACACCATCTCGCCCGACGCCCTGGCGGTCGAAGCGGCGGAGATGATGGAGCGCCTGCGCATCAGCCAGCTGATCGCGGTCGATGCCGACGGACGGCTCGCCGGTGCGCTCACCACCCACGATCTGATGCAGGCCAAGGTCATCTGA
- a CDS encoding ABC transporter ATP-binding protein: protein MSDASNRSLVCLRNVRFAYGEREILRGIDLSVHRGQVVAIMGGSGCGKTTLLRLIGGQLRASAGSIEVDGQDLAQLSRDELYALRRRMGMLFQFGALFTDMSVFDNVAFPLREHTDLPPELVRDLVRLKLNAVGLRGAEALSPAELSGGMARRVALARAIALDPMLIMYDEPFAGLDPISLGVIGQLIRRLNDALGASSIMVTHDIHESLEIVDYVYFVSDGRIVAQGTPDEIRASSDPFVHQFVHAEADGPVPFHYPADPLEASLLGGVAG, encoded by the coding sequence GTGTCTGACGCCTCCAATCGTTCACTTGTATGCCTGCGCAATGTGCGTTTCGCCTATGGCGAGCGCGAGATCCTGCGCGGCATCGACCTGTCCGTGCATCGCGGGCAGGTGGTGGCGATCATGGGCGGCAGCGGTTGCGGCAAGACCACCTTGCTGCGTCTGATCGGCGGTCAGCTGCGGGCTTCCGCCGGCAGCATAGAGGTCGATGGGCAGGATCTGGCGCAGCTGTCGCGCGACGAGCTCTACGCGCTGCGCCGCCGCATGGGCATGCTGTTCCAGTTCGGTGCGCTGTTCACCGACATGTCGGTGTTCGACAACGTCGCCTTCCCGCTGCGCGAGCACACCGACCTGCCGCCGGAACTGGTGCGCGACCTGGTGCGCCTCAAGCTCAACGCGGTGGGACTGCGCGGTGCCGAGGCGCTCAGTCCGGCGGAGCTCTCCGGCGGCATGGCGCGCCGGGTGGCGCTGGCGCGCGCGATTGCGCTCGATCCGATGCTGATCATGTATGACGAGCCCTTCGCCGGGCTGGACCCGATCTCGCTCGGGGTGATCGGCCAGCTGATCCGCCGCCTCAACGACGCGCTGGGCGCGAGTTCGATCATGGTCACCCACGACATCCACGAGTCGCTCGAGATCGTCGACTACGTGTACTTCGTCTCCGACGGGCGCATCGTCGCCCAGGGCACGCCCGACGAGATCCGCGCCTCCAGCGACCCCTTCGTGCACCAGTTCGTGCATGCCGAGGCCGACGGGCCGGTGCCTTTCCACTATCCGGCGGACCCGCTGGAAGCCAGCCTGCTGGGCGGGGTGGCTGGATGA
- the mlaE gene encoding lipid asymmetry maintenance ABC transporter permease subunit MlaE: MTRVLDLLRRMGARVIDGVWRLGFAARFFMLVLLYSGQSFRRLHLTIREIYFSGVLSLLIILVSGLFVGLVLGLQGYETLQRYGSSEALGVLVALSLTRELGPVVAGLLFASRAGSAVTAEIGLMKTTEQLKAMDMMAVSPLARVVAPRFWGGVISMPLLAALFSAMGIFGGWLIGVMFIGVDGGAFWSQMQAAVDFRYDIMNGVIKSVVFGIAVSLIAVFEGYDCTPTAEGVSRAITRTVVSSALAILALDFVLTSFMFRGQS; encoded by the coding sequence ATGACCCGGGTGCTCGACCTGCTGCGCCGCATGGGCGCGCGCGTGATCGACGGCGTCTGGCGGCTGGGTTTCGCGGCGCGCTTCTTCATGCTGGTGCTGCTGTACTCCGGGCAGTCCTTCCGCCGGCTGCACCTGACCATACGCGAGATCTACTTCTCCGGCGTGCTGTCGCTGCTGATCATCCTGGTGTCCGGGCTGTTCGTCGGCCTGGTGCTCGGCCTGCAGGGCTACGAGACCTTGCAGCGCTATGGTTCGAGCGAGGCGCTCGGCGTGCTGGTGGCGCTGTCGCTTACCCGCGAGCTCGGCCCGGTGGTGGCCGGCCTGCTGTTCGCCAGCCGCGCCGGCTCCGCGGTGACCGCCGAGATCGGCCTGATGAAGACCACCGAACAGCTCAAGGCCATGGACATGATGGCGGTCAGCCCGCTGGCGCGCGTGGTGGCGCCGCGCTTCTGGGGCGGGGTGATCTCCATGCCCTTGCTCGCCGCGCTGTTCTCCGCCATGGGCATCTTCGGCGGCTGGCTGATCGGGGTGATGTTCATCGGCGTCGATGGCGGTGCCTTCTGGTCGCAGATGCAGGCGGCGGTGGATTTCCGCTACGACATCATGAACGGCGTCATCAAGAGCGTGGTGTTCGGCATCGCGGTGTCGCTGATCGCGGTGTTCGAGGGCTACGACTGCACGCCCACCGCCGAGGGCGTGTCGCGCGCCATCACGCGCACCGTGGTGAGTTCCGCGCTGGCCATCCTGGCGCTCGATTTCGTACTGACTTCTTTCATGTTCCGGGGTCAATCATGA
- the mlaD gene encoding outer membrane lipid asymmetry maintenance protein MlaD, with the protein MSRTVLDLWVGFFVAIGFAALLFLAMKVGNFAGFNNLPTYVIEAPFDNIGGLKVRAPVKSAGVVVGRVADIRFDPERYRAVVSLRVETRYPFPRDTIATILTSGLLGEQYVGLEPGGDIEMLADGDAVQITQSAVVLEKLIGQFLYNRAAETPAN; encoded by the coding sequence ATGAGCCGTACCGTGCTCGACCTGTGGGTCGGCTTCTTCGTGGCGATCGGCTTCGCCGCGCTGCTCTTCCTGGCGATGAAGGTGGGCAATTTCGCCGGCTTCAACAACCTGCCCACCTACGTGATCGAAGCGCCCTTCGACAACATCGGCGGGCTCAAGGTGCGCGCGCCGGTCAAGAGCGCCGGGGTGGTGGTCGGCAGGGTGGCCGACATCCGCTTCGATCCGGAGCGCTACCGTGCGGTGGTAAGCTTGCGCGTCGAGACGCGCTACCCCTTCCCGCGCGACACCATCGCCACCATCCTCACCTCCGGCCTGCTCGGCGAGCAGTACGTCGGACTGGAGCCGGGCGGTGACATCGAGATGCTGGCCGATGGCGACGCCGTCCAGATCACCCAGTCGGCCGTCGTGCTCGAGAAGCTGATCGGCCAGTTCCTCTACAACCGTGCAGCCGAAACGCCGGCCAACTGA
- a CDS encoding MlaA family lipoprotein — protein sequence MTTRKPGSSFRIAALACGVILASGCASTPRNPDDPLEGYNRAMFAFNENLDKALVKPVAQAYDYVTPKPVQTGVGNFFGNLADPWIGLNNMLQGKPAEAFSDWMRFMVNSVFGIFGLLDIASEARLPKHDEDFGQTLAVWGVGEGPYFVVPFFGPRTVRDAAVLPVDLVGDKVWRAGHVPTRNAIRVLDITHARATLLGADRTLEESTFDKYAYLRDFYLQQRRYKVHDGNPPVEYEDFNGASLPGQSPRLVDMAAVAAIARLELVDPMAVGAVETAPVPNHE from the coding sequence ATGACGACGCGCAAACCCGGCTCTTCGTTCCGTATCGCCGCACTGGCCTGCGGGGTGATCCTGGCAAGCGGCTGTGCGAGCACGCCGCGCAACCCGGACGATCCGCTGGAGGGCTATAACCGGGCGATGTTCGCCTTCAACGAGAACCTGGACAAGGCCTTGGTCAAGCCGGTCGCGCAGGCCTATGACTACGTGACGCCCAAGCCCGTGCAGACGGGTGTGGGCAACTTCTTCGGCAACCTAGCCGATCCGTGGATCGGGCTGAACAACATGCTGCAGGGCAAGCCGGCGGAGGCCTTCTCCGACTGGATGCGCTTCATGGTGAACTCGGTGTTCGGCATCTTCGGTTTGCTCGACATTGCCAGCGAAGCGCGCTTGCCCAAGCATGACGAGGACTTTGGCCAGACCCTGGCGGTATGGGGCGTGGGCGAGGGACCGTACTTCGTGGTGCCGTTCTTCGGGCCGCGCACGGTGCGCGACGCCGCGGTGCTGCCAGTTGACCTTGTCGGCGACAAGGTCTGGCGCGCCGGCCATGTGCCGACCCGTAATGCCATCAGGGTGCTGGACATCACCCATGCCCGCGCCACCTTGCTAGGTGCCGACCGCACGCTGGAAGAGAGTACCTTCGACAAGTACGCTTACCTGCGCGACTTCTACCTGCAGCAGCGTCGTTACAAGGTGCATGACGGGAACCCGCCGGTCGAGTACGAGGATTTCAACGGCGCCTCGCTTCCTGGGCAGTCCCCTCGCCTGGTCGATATGGCCGCCGTTGCCGCGATCGCGCGGCTGGAGCTGGTAGATCCCATGGCCGTCGGCGCCGTCGAAACGGCGCCCGTGCCCAACCACGAGTGA
- a CDS encoding MlaC/ttg2D family ABC transporter substrate-binding protein, whose product MKKLFLGFCLLLGALLPAHAALTPPDQLVRTVTDDVLEIVRQDQDIQRGNADRAIALVEEKVLPHFNFRRMTMLAVGRDWRQATPEQQARLVDSFRTLLVRTYSNALTQYRDQTIDFRPLRAAPSDTTVQVRTEVRQSGAQPIAIDYVLERTDAGWKVFDVIVAGVSLVTNYRGTFSQEIRSSGIDGLIDALERRNGELAGSAAR is encoded by the coding sequence ATGAAGAAGCTTTTCCTTGGTTTCTGTCTGCTGTTGGGTGCGCTGCTGCCGGCCCACGCCGCGCTGACGCCGCCCGACCAGCTGGTGCGCACCGTGACCGACGATGTCCTGGAAATCGTCCGCCAGGATCAGGACATCCAGCGCGGCAATGCCGACAGGGCGATCGCCCTGGTCGAGGAGAAGGTGTTGCCGCACTTCAACTTCCGCCGCATGACCATGTTGGCGGTGGGGCGCGACTGGCGTCAGGCCACCCCGGAACAACAGGCGCGCCTGGTCGATTCTTTCCGTACTCTGCTGGTGCGCACCTACTCGAACGCCCTGACACAATACCGCGACCAGACCATCGACTTCCGCCCGCTGCGCGCCGCGCCGTCCGACACGACGGTGCAGGTTCGCACCGAGGTGCGTCAGTCCGGGGCGCAGCCCATCGCCATCGACTACGTCCTCGAGCGCACCGATGCCGGCTGGAAGGTGTTCGACGTCATCGTCGCCGGCGTCAGCCTGGTGACCAACTACCGCGGCACTTTCTCCCAGGAGATCCGCAGCAGCGGGATCGACGGCCTGATCGACGCCCTCGAACGCCGCAACGGCGAACTGGCTGGAAGCGCGGCGCGCTGA
- a CDS encoding STAS domain-containing protein translates to MMKVEGDLLRLEGPLTMATAGALLDAGRRQVAAADRVIDLSAVSTADSAALALLFDWLRTARANGRRLTVRGLPEGLRSLAALYGAEALLPLEV, encoded by the coding sequence ATGATGAAGGTGGAGGGCGATCTGCTGCGCCTCGAGGGGCCCTTGACCATGGCTACCGCGGGCGCCTTGCTCGATGCCGGCCGCCGGCAGGTTGCCGCAGCCGACCGGGTGATCGACCTTAGTGCGGTCAGCACGGCCGACTCTGCGGCCCTGGCGCTGCTGTTCGACTGGCTGCGCACCGCGCGGGCGAACGGCCGTCGGCTGACGGTCCGCGGCCTGCCTGAAGGGCTGCGCAGCCTGGCAGCGCTGTACGGCGCCGAAGCGCTGCTGCCGCTGGAAGTCTGA
- a CDS encoding ABC transporter ATP-binding protein has protein sequence MSLPAIRVAGVTKRYGALQALAGVDLEVHQGEFFGLLGPNGAGKTTLISSLAGLVRPDGGTLEVMGHDVVSDYRNARRALGVVPQELVFDPFFSVRELLRIQSGYFGIRGNDDWIDEILASLDLTAKANVNMRALSGGMKRRVLVAQALVHRPPVIVLDEPTAGVDVELRQGLWAFVRKLNRDGHTIVLTTHYLEEAETLCGRIAMLKAGRVVALDTTANLLDRFATHSLRAKLAQPQAGVALGGTLAEDGWVDFVFDSYGDVEPLLARLREAGAGMQEMQLGEPDLERVFVEVMHRA, from the coding sequence ATGTCCCTGCCCGCCATCCGAGTCGCCGGGGTCACCAAGCGCTACGGCGCGCTGCAGGCGCTTGCCGGCGTCGACCTCGAAGTCCACCAGGGCGAATTCTTCGGCCTGCTCGGCCCCAACGGCGCCGGCAAGACCACGCTGATCTCCTCGCTCGCCGGGCTGGTGCGACCCGACGGCGGCACGCTGGAAGTCATGGGTCACGACGTGGTCAGCGACTACCGCAACGCCCGCCGCGCGCTCGGCGTAGTGCCGCAGGAACTGGTCTTCGACCCCTTCTTCAGCGTGCGCGAGTTGCTTCGCATCCAGTCGGGCTACTTCGGCATCCGCGGCAACGACGACTGGATCGACGAGATCCTCGCCAGCCTGGATCTCACCGCCAAGGCCAACGTGAACATGCGCGCGCTCTCGGGCGGCATGAAGCGCCGGGTGCTGGTCGCCCAGGCGCTGGTGCATCGTCCGCCGGTGATCGTGCTCGACGAGCCCACCGCCGGGGTGGACGTCGAATTGCGCCAGGGGCTGTGGGCTTTCGTGCGCAAGCTCAACCGCGACGGGCACACTATCGTGCTCACCACCCACTATCTGGAAGAGGCGGAGACGCTCTGCGGGCGCATCGCCATGCTCAAGGCCGGCCGTGTGGTGGCGCTGGACACCACCGCCAACCTGCTCGACCGCTTCGCCACCCACTCGCTGCGCGCCAAGCTTGCGCAACCGCAGGCCGGCGTAGCGCTGGGCGGTACGCTGGCCGAGGATGGCTGGGTGGATTTCGTCTTCGACAGCTACGGCGACGTCGAGCCGCTGCTCGCGCGCCTGCGCGAGGCCGGTGCCGGCATGCAGGAGATGCAGCTCGGCGAACCCGACCTGGAGCGCGTGTTCGTGGAGGTCATGCACCGTGCGTGA